One window of the Granulicella arctica genome contains the following:
- a CDS encoding DUF507 family protein, giving the protein MIFSKDYVGYLARQTVKHLVDAKMIQTDKPAVLNERVTAAMIEELALEDRINDEVRVILEAYQDDMLKSGASFPEMFKKVKMELARKYKAVL; this is encoded by the coding sequence ATGATTTTTTCAAAAGATTACGTAGGGTATCTGGCGCGCCAGACGGTCAAGCATCTGGTGGACGCGAAGATGATCCAGACCGATAAACCGGCCGTCCTGAACGAGCGCGTCACTGCCGCGATGATCGAGGAGCTTGCTCTCGAAGATCGCATTAACGATGAAGTCCGCGTCATTCTGGAAGCGTACCAGGACGACATGCTGAAAAGTGGAGCGAGCTTTCCTGAGATGTTCAAGAAGGTCAAGATGGAGCTCGCGCGTAAGTACAAGGCGGTGCTGTGA
- the pdxA gene encoding 4-hydroxythreonine-4-phosphate dehydrogenase PdxA yields the protein MTPRPIIAMTMGDAAGVGPEIIIKTLMHADLYEKCYPLVIGDAARLRKAAVVVGAPFKVRGLNAEQFDRALYAYGIVDCIDLELIPEDLPWGVLSPIAGDAAFRYMEIAAKLALAGKVQAICTAPLNKEALHAGGHKYPGHTEMLAALTGTPEVSMMLSTPKMNVIHVTTHIGLIDAIAKIGPELVERTILRGVDALRRAGIANPRVGVCAINPHAGENGLFGRGEEAEKIEPAIRRCRAQGIDIEGPLPADTLFFRAQRGDFDLVVAMYHDQGHGPVKVLGLESGVNITIGLPVVRTSVDHGTAFDIAGTGKADERSMLQAMLQAIQLATVTP from the coding sequence ATGACACCCCGACCGATTATCGCGATGACGATGGGTGACGCCGCCGGCGTTGGCCCCGAGATCATCATCAAGACGTTGATGCATGCTGATCTCTACGAGAAGTGCTACCCACTGGTGATCGGCGATGCCGCACGCCTCCGCAAAGCTGCCGTGGTCGTGGGCGCACCTTTTAAGGTCCGTGGCCTCAATGCGGAACAGTTCGATCGAGCCCTCTATGCGTATGGCATCGTTGACTGTATTGATCTTGAGTTGATCCCTGAGGATCTTCCATGGGGCGTGCTCTCGCCCATCGCCGGCGATGCAGCTTTTCGGTATATGGAGATTGCAGCGAAACTCGCGCTTGCCGGCAAGGTGCAGGCGATATGCACCGCGCCGCTCAATAAGGAAGCACTGCACGCCGGGGGACACAAGTATCCGGGGCATACCGAAATGCTCGCGGCCCTCACCGGTACGCCCGAAGTTTCGATGATGCTGAGCACACCGAAGATGAACGTGATCCACGTCACGACTCACATCGGGCTCATTGACGCCATCGCGAAGATTGGGCCAGAACTCGTCGAACGCACCATCCTGCGCGGAGTCGATGCGCTGCGACGTGCAGGGATTGCAAACCCACGCGTTGGAGTGTGTGCCATCAATCCACACGCTGGGGAGAACGGCCTGTTCGGACGGGGTGAAGAGGCCGAGAAGATTGAGCCGGCAATCCGTCGATGCCGTGCCCAGGGCATCGACATCGAAGGCCCACTGCCTGCGGACACACTCTTTTTTCGCGCGCAGCGTGGCGACTTCGATCTCGTCGTAGCGATGTACCACGACCAGGGCCACGGACCGGTCAAGGTGCTGGGGCTCGAGTCAGGCGTCAACATCACCATCGGCCTACCTGTCGTAAGAACATCAGTCGATCATGGGACCGCCTTCGACATCGCCGGAACAGGCAAGGCCGACGAACGCAGCATGCTCCAGGCCATGCTCCAGGCGATTCAACTCGCAACCGTAACCCCTTGA
- the recJ gene encoding single-stranded-DNA-specific exonuclease RecJ, protein MAAPVTRPQREWSTPSVDDAATSDLIRHLKCPPAIASLLVSRGIAGAQAADLFLHPTLDHLHDPLQMLGMVEAVARIQQAVRLAEPILIYGDYDVDGTTATVLLKTAIERIATKDKPAQVTWHVPHRIREGYGMQTNILGQAADTGVRLVISVDTGIRAFAAAAEARLLGLDLIVTDHHLPDDAAGVPEALAVINPAQEGCPYPFKFLCGAGVAFKLAHALLAAAAETTAQRDRLNQVILPSFLKLVAIATIADSVPLVGENRVIAALGLRELRNPIQPGLRALMEVAKLPLDTAPTATEVGFRLAPRINAAGRMDVADDVIELFLTRDPARAKELAEKLDGLNQDRRATEAEALATIELQLEKLRTNDEFPAECIILDDASWHRGVLGILASRVVDRTGRPALIVMHEDGQAHGSGRSVAGFHLLDALTTVDTKAAGGLFTRFGGHAHAVGFSLPSALLEGLRIGMKVHTETALTLGVLRPALAADGELALPEITPDLYTWLGRCGPFGNAHPEPVFISRGVILAAPVRYIKEKHICLELAQGDSSRRINALGWSRMIDWPAQCAQLNLQEGSVIHIAYRINENKHEHYGGLQLELLDLQPA, encoded by the coding sequence ATGGCAGCCCCCGTCACCCGGCCACAGCGCGAGTGGTCGACCCCCAGCGTAGATGACGCGGCGACTAGCGACCTCATCCGGCACTTGAAGTGTCCCCCGGCGATCGCCAGCCTCCTTGTCTCGCGCGGTATCGCGGGCGCTCAGGCGGCGGATCTCTTCCTTCATCCGACCCTCGACCACCTCCATGACCCGCTGCAGATGCTAGGCATGGTGGAGGCGGTCGCGCGCATCCAGCAGGCAGTGCGCCTGGCTGAGCCGATCCTGATCTACGGAGACTACGACGTCGATGGCACGACCGCTACTGTCCTGCTCAAAACAGCCATCGAGCGGATAGCCACGAAAGATAAACCCGCACAGGTCACCTGGCACGTCCCCCACCGCATCCGGGAGGGCTACGGGATGCAGACCAATATCCTTGGTCAGGCAGCAGATACTGGCGTACGTCTCGTCATCAGCGTGGACACCGGCATCCGTGCCTTTGCCGCCGCTGCCGAAGCTAGACTTCTCGGCCTCGACCTCATCGTCACGGACCACCATCTGCCCGATGACGCCGCCGGAGTACCCGAGGCTCTCGCTGTCATCAACCCCGCTCAGGAGGGCTGCCCCTATCCCTTCAAATTCCTCTGCGGTGCAGGCGTCGCCTTCAAACTGGCTCATGCGCTCCTGGCTGCGGCGGCAGAGACCACAGCCCAGCGCGATCGCCTCAATCAGGTCATTCTTCCTTCATTCCTAAAGCTTGTTGCCATTGCCACAATTGCCGATTCCGTTCCGCTGGTTGGCGAAAACCGTGTGATCGCGGCGCTCGGTCTGCGTGAACTCCGGAATCCCATCCAGCCCGGCCTCCGCGCTCTGATGGAAGTCGCCAAACTCCCGCTCGACACCGCTCCAACCGCCACCGAGGTAGGCTTCCGCCTCGCACCGCGGATCAACGCAGCCGGACGGATGGACGTGGCTGACGACGTGATCGAGCTTTTCCTGACACGCGATCCAGCTCGCGCTAAAGAGCTGGCGGAGAAGCTGGACGGCCTCAACCAGGATCGCCGCGCCACCGAAGCAGAAGCGCTGGCGACGATCGAACTTCAGCTTGAAAAGCTTCGAACCAACGACGAATTTCCTGCCGAATGCATCATCCTCGACGACGCCTCTTGGCACCGCGGCGTCCTCGGGATCCTCGCCTCACGAGTTGTCGACCGCACCGGACGGCCCGCTCTCATCGTCATGCACGAAGACGGCCAGGCTCACGGGTCCGGTCGCTCCGTTGCGGGCTTTCACCTTCTGGATGCGTTGACGACCGTCGACACCAAAGCCGCCGGAGGCCTCTTCACGCGTTTCGGTGGCCATGCCCACGCGGTAGGCTTTTCGCTGCCGTCGGCACTCCTCGAAGGTCTCCGAATCGGGATGAAGGTCCATACCGAAACCGCCCTGACTCTCGGCGTCCTACGCCCTGCACTCGCGGCGGATGGCGAACTGGCGCTCCCCGAGATTACCCCCGACCTCTACACTTGGCTGGGTCGATGTGGCCCCTTCGGCAATGCTCACCCGGAGCCTGTCTTCATCTCACGAGGCGTCATCCTTGCGGCACCTGTTCGCTACATCAAGGAGAAGCACATCTGCCTCGAACTCGCCCAGGGAGACTCCTCGCGCAGAATAAACGCTCTTGGCTGGAGCAGGATGATCGACTGGCCGGCGCAGTGTGCACAACTCAACCTTCAAGAGGGGTCCGTTATCCACATTGCGTACCGGATCAATGAAAATAAACACGAGCACTACGGCGGTCTACAACTTGAGTTACTCGATCTCCAACCAGCCTGA
- a CDS encoding (2Fe-2S) ferredoxin domain-containing protein, translated as MARFEKHIFICMNERDETASRPSCLNEGSKKVKAALKDAIKDAGLKHQVRASQAGCLDQCEHAPVMVVYPDGVWYGFVKPSDAEEIVTEHLVGGRPVERLRLAESCVNTADCPHRKKKQSK; from the coding sequence ATGGCTAGGTTTGAGAAGCATATTTTCATCTGCATGAACGAGCGGGACGAGACGGCCTCGCGGCCGAGCTGCCTGAACGAAGGCAGCAAGAAGGTAAAAGCCGCATTGAAAGATGCGATCAAAGACGCCGGATTGAAGCACCAGGTTCGGGCCAGCCAGGCTGGTTGTCTGGATCAGTGTGAGCACGCACCGGTGATGGTGGTCTATCCAGACGGCGTTTGGTACGGTTTTGTGAAACCCTCCGATGCTGAGGAGATTGTGACCGAGCATCTGGTTGGCGGAAGACCTGTAGAGCGTCTGCGGCTGGCCGAAAGCTGTGTGAATACAGCAGATTGCCCGCATCGTAAGAAGAAACAGTCGAAGTAG
- a CDS encoding 2-keto-3-deoxygluconate permease encodes MQIRIKHAIDNVPGGMMIVPLLCGAMITTLAPHTGVYFASFTNALFTGALPILAVFYVCMGARITLRSLPEVIRKGGMLMVTKIALGLAAAALLGHFLGVEPIHTGWLAGLSTLAVVAAINDTNGGLYMALMEQYGRPEDTAAYSVMALESGPFLTMVSLGVVGLSAFPWQTLLGAILPLAAGMLLGNLDPEMRDFLSKGAGVMIPFFAFALGATLDLHRVWAAGLLGLALGLILVLICGVCLIAVDRIIGGNGTAGIAASTTAGNAAAVPMLVATANHNYFQAAASATVLVAACVIVSSLVVPPLTAWWRARIRRSQENIPPVDPPHPDDSLPWNKGAR; translated from the coding sequence ATGCAAATCAGAATCAAACATGCCATCGACAATGTCCCGGGTGGGATGATGATTGTTCCGCTTCTTTGCGGGGCGATGATTACGACCCTCGCGCCGCACACCGGAGTCTACTTCGCTTCCTTTACCAATGCGCTCTTTACAGGAGCGCTGCCGATTCTCGCAGTTTTCTACGTCTGCATGGGTGCGAGGATTACTCTCCGCTCGCTTCCGGAAGTCATCCGTAAGGGGGGCATGCTGATGGTGACCAAGATCGCACTCGGCCTCGCCGCAGCCGCTCTGCTCGGGCACTTCTTAGGAGTCGAGCCCATTCACACCGGCTGGCTTGCCGGGCTCTCAACCCTGGCCGTCGTTGCAGCAATCAACGATACCAACGGCGGCCTCTACATGGCCCTGATGGAGCAATATGGAAGGCCCGAGGACACAGCGGCTTACTCCGTCATGGCTCTCGAATCCGGCCCATTTCTCACGATGGTCTCACTCGGAGTCGTGGGTCTTTCGGCGTTCCCGTGGCAGACGCTTTTGGGCGCTATCCTGCCCCTTGCCGCTGGCATGTTACTCGGCAACCTCGATCCTGAGATGCGCGACTTCCTATCCAAGGGCGCAGGAGTCATGATCCCCTTCTTTGCCTTTGCTCTTGGAGCCACGCTTGACCTCCATCGTGTGTGGGCAGCCGGTCTGCTCGGCCTCGCGCTCGGTCTCATCCTGGTACTCATTTGCGGCGTCTGCCTCATCGCCGTTGATCGGATCATTGGAGGCAATGGAACTGCTGGAATAGCAGCCTCCACCACAGCGGGGAACGCGGCCGCTGTTCCCATGCTGGTGGCAACAGCCAACCATAACTACTTCCAGGCGGCTGCGTCGGCGACCGTGCTGGTAGCGGCCTGTGTCATCGTAAGCAGCCTTGTCGTTCCTCCGTTGACGGCTTGGTGGAGGGCGCGGATCAGGCGCAGCCAGGAGAACATCCCTCCAGTTGACCCTCCACATCCAGACGACTCGTTACCATGGAACAAAGGAGCCCGATGA
- a CDS encoding homocysteine S-methyltransferase family protein, protein MTTASQHPLEKILESRIAIIDGAMGTTIRTYGMQEVDIRGERFKDSNKDLLNNGDLFSLTQPDMICDIHRRFLEAGADIIETNTFGATSITQSEFFVEDPRESGGRKDPDFYQKVIEDSALNSLAWEINEQSARQCREWADRVGNTTGRQRFVAGAIGPLTVSLSNSPDADDAGFRVVTFDQVKAAYASQVRALIAGGSDLLLVETIFDSLNAKAALVAIREVFDEDGLTASHKELPVMISAAVGRGGETLISAQTTEAFWNAVKHVNPLSVGLNCSLGPDLMYPFLEELSEKANVAISCYPNAGLPNPLSETGFDLGPPDMARYLGDFAQSGLINIAGGCCGNTPEHIAAIAKALEGRVPRKLNRIEVAA, encoded by the coding sequence ATGACTACAGCCAGCCAACATCCTCTAGAAAAGATACTCGAGAGCCGGATTGCCATTATCGATGGAGCCATGGGCACGACGATCCGCACCTACGGCATGCAGGAAGTGGATATTCGCGGGGAGCGTTTCAAAGACTCGAATAAGGATCTACTTAATAACGGGGATCTTTTTTCCCTGACACAACCAGACATGATCTGTGACATCCATCGCCGGTTCCTTGAGGCTGGCGCTGACATCATCGAGACGAATACGTTTGGCGCGACCAGCATTACGCAGAGCGAGTTCTTTGTCGAGGATCCAAGAGAGTCCGGCGGGCGCAAAGATCCCGACTTCTATCAGAAGGTCATCGAGGATTCGGCGCTCAACAGCCTGGCGTGGGAGATCAACGAGCAGTCGGCTCGGCAGTGCAGGGAGTGGGCCGATCGTGTGGGAAACACGACGGGTCGGCAACGGTTTGTAGCCGGTGCGATTGGACCGCTGACGGTGTCTCTATCGAACTCGCCAGACGCTGATGACGCGGGCTTCAGAGTTGTGACATTCGACCAGGTGAAGGCTGCTTATGCGTCGCAGGTCCGCGCCCTTATAGCTGGTGGATCCGATCTTCTTCTTGTCGAAACAATCTTCGACTCACTCAACGCCAAGGCGGCGCTGGTCGCGATTCGCGAGGTCTTCGATGAGGATGGATTGACGGCGAGTCATAAGGAGTTGCCGGTGATGATCTCTGCAGCGGTAGGGCGCGGAGGCGAGACGCTTATCTCGGCGCAGACCACGGAGGCCTTCTGGAATGCGGTAAAGCATGTGAACCCGCTGTCGGTAGGACTGAATTGCTCCCTTGGACCTGATCTGATGTATCCATTTCTGGAAGAGCTTTCGGAGAAGGCCAATGTGGCGATCTCATGCTATCCGAACGCTGGTCTACCGAATCCGCTTTCGGAGACGGGCTTCGACCTGGGACCTCCAGATATGGCTCGCTACCTGGGAGACTTTGCACAGAGTGGTTTGATCAACATCGCTGGCGGATGCTGCGGCAATACGCCGGAGCATATCGCAGCGATTGCGAAGGCACTAGAAGGCAGAGTTCCGCGCAAGCTCAATCGGATCGAGGTCGCAGCTTGA
- a CDS encoding DUF507 family protein yields the protein MRISRDKLNKLAHTVADTLAEIDEVGFLEDRNTIRQEARKALEKLLMDELKIDAGARLKISSQRKIIVEGSQEWDILYRKYYNDEVKKLGL from the coding sequence GTGAGGATTTCGCGCGATAAGCTCAATAAACTCGCCCACACTGTCGCCGATACACTCGCAGAGATCGACGAGGTCGGGTTTCTGGAGGACCGCAATACCATTCGGCAGGAGGCTCGCAAGGCTCTCGAAAAGCTGCTGATGGACGAGTTGAAGATCGATGCCGGTGCGCGCCTGAAGATTTCTTCGCAACGGAAGATTATCGTGGAAGGCTCTCAGGAGTGGGACATACTTTATCGTAAGTATTATAACGATGAGGTCAAGAAACTCGGTCTGTAA
- a CDS encoding gluconate 2-dehydrogenase subunit 3 family protein: MDRREVLRLLASAAIIPALTPDAFSLFHNMHAELADTPGLKALNRHQDATVTMIAELIIPQTDTPGAKATKVNEFIDLILFDWYDDASTARFLAGLADVDSRSQKLFGKQFVDASTVQQTRIMQSLDDEASVARKQQAAAEAAGQQLAVAPLNFFGMMKKLTLLGYYTSEVGFENELHKSIIPASGGGCVAITGVA; the protein is encoded by the coding sequence ATGGATCGTAGGGAAGTACTTAGGCTGCTCGCATCGGCAGCGATCATACCCGCACTAACGCCGGATGCCTTCTCCCTCTTCCACAACATGCACGCGGAACTCGCGGACACCCCCGGCCTGAAAGCCCTGAACCGCCATCAGGACGCGACCGTCACCATGATCGCCGAACTCATCATTCCGCAGACCGATACCCCGGGCGCGAAGGCTACCAAGGTCAATGAATTCATTGACCTCATCCTCTTCGATTGGTATGACGACGCCTCAACAGCTCGCTTCCTTGCCGGACTGGCCGATGTCGACAGTCGCAGCCAGAAGCTCTTCGGCAAGCAGTTCGTGGACGCAAGCACCGTCCAACAGACCAGGATCATGCAGTCTCTCGACGATGAGGCCTCCGTGGCTCGCAAGCAGCAGGCCGCAGCGGAAGCCGCAGGCCAACAGCTAGCCGTCGCTCCTTTGAACTTTTTCGGGATGATGAAAAAACTAACGCTCCTTGGCTACTACACCTCAGAGGTTGGCTTTGAGAATGAGCTCCACAAATCCATCATCCCCGCCAGCGGCGGGGGCTGCGTCGCCATTACGGGGGTTGCATAA
- a CDS encoding GMC family oxidoreductase, translated as MKEKHPAFLRGYGFQGGGRREGWERGSDMPGFGVDFKNMLKKPGPWRFSFTGFGECLPNHNNHLVIDKNKVDAWGIPAMKISCKWQPNELAIYNDMAITAAEMLEAAGAKDIIASTSQSLPGESIHEMGSARMGRDPKTSVLNEHNQAHDIKNLFVTDGSCMASSSCVNPSLTYMALTARACDYAVAQMKQGEL; from the coding sequence GTGAAGGAGAAGCATCCCGCCTTCCTGCGCGGCTATGGCTTTCAGGGCGGCGGACGCCGCGAAGGATGGGAGCGCGGCAGCGACATGCCCGGCTTCGGCGTGGACTTCAAAAACATGCTGAAGAAGCCCGGCCCATGGCGCTTCAGCTTTACCGGCTTCGGTGAGTGCCTGCCTAATCACAACAATCACCTCGTAATTGACAAGAACAAAGTGGATGCCTGGGGCATCCCTGCGATGAAAATAAGTTGCAAGTGGCAACCCAACGAGCTTGCCATCTACAACGACATGGCCATCACCGCCGCGGAGATGCTCGAAGCTGCTGGCGCTAAGGACATCATCGCCTCTACATCGCAGTCGTTACCCGGAGAATCCATCCATGAGATGGGCAGTGCCCGCATGGGACGCGACCCAAAAACATCCGTTCTCAACGAGCACAACCAGGCTCATGACATCAAAAATCTGTTCGTCACGGATGGTTCCTGCATGGCCTCTTCGTCCTGCGTGAATCCATCTCTTACTTATATGGCTTTAACTGCACGTGCTTGCGATTACGCTGTGGCCCAAATGAAGCAAGGCGAACTCTAG
- a CDS encoding four-carbon acid sugar kinase family protein, with protein MISCPSFHSVRIIADDLTGACDTAVAFACVGMVTEVETTWSIRTASNAAVIAWNTESREISVMSSNARIDEAASRLEKDPAHHVFKKIDSIFRGNSFSEIAACLVKFPHEIAVLAPAFPELGRTLRDGVLTANDFFGKHHRDIAEGLQNAGVAPHKVSSAACIREAYASGSRVVLCDSETEQDLLAIVGESLNLAGAGRVLWIGSGGLAHALASVLSSAEAPSCPTVTGSTVVFVVGSDHPVTLRQLEHLRLAGANAVVVPIDQEISHAQLRETLAPYADRGVSCLFATGGDTALAVCRALEIDCLRVECEFSRGLPQSRILGGPFKGAHYIMKSGGFGEHDVLSRIAQAFTHARTSERR; from the coding sequence ATGATCTCTTGCCCCAGCTTCCATTCTGTCCGCATCATTGCGGATGACCTCACCGGTGCGTGCGACACGGCTGTGGCGTTTGCCTGTGTTGGAATGGTCACGGAGGTGGAGACCACGTGGTCTATCAGGACGGCTTCGAATGCGGCGGTGATCGCGTGGAATACCGAGAGCCGAGAAATTAGTGTGATGTCTTCCAATGCCCGCATCGACGAGGCGGCGTCGCGGCTTGAGAAAGATCCTGCGCATCATGTCTTCAAGAAGATCGATTCGATCTTCCGCGGCAACAGCTTCTCAGAGATTGCAGCATGTCTTGTGAAGTTTCCTCATGAGATCGCCGTTCTGGCACCCGCGTTTCCGGAGCTGGGACGCACGTTGCGAGATGGCGTCCTGACGGCTAACGACTTCTTCGGGAAACATCATCGAGACATAGCCGAAGGCCTCCAAAATGCGGGGGTTGCTCCACACAAAGTTTCGAGCGCAGCGTGTATCCGCGAGGCCTACGCGTCGGGCTCGCGGGTTGTGCTCTGCGACAGCGAGACGGAGCAGGACCTGCTGGCGATCGTTGGAGAGTCGCTGAACCTGGCTGGAGCGGGGAGGGTGCTGTGGATCGGCTCGGGTGGGCTTGCGCACGCTTTGGCAAGCGTGCTCAGCTCGGCGGAGGCTCCAAGCTGCCCGACCGTCACGGGAAGTACTGTGGTCTTCGTGGTGGGCAGTGACCATCCGGTGACACTGCGGCAACTCGAACATCTGAGGCTTGCCGGGGCGAATGCCGTGGTGGTTCCGATCGATCAGGAGATCAGCCACGCCCAATTGCGCGAGACACTTGCCCCATACGCTGATCGTGGCGTCTCCTGTCTATTTGCTACGGGAGGGGATACGGCACTTGCCGTCTGCCGTGCGCTCGAGATCGATTGTTTGCGAGTGGAGTGTGAGTTTTCTCGCGGGCTGCCGCAATCGCGCATTCTCGGCGGGCCGTTCAAGGGGGCTCATTACATTATGAAATCCGGCGGCTTTGGGGAGCATGATGTGCTTAGCCGCATCGCGCAGGCGTTTACCCATGCGAGGACAAGCGAACGCAGATGA
- a CDS encoding GMC family oxidoreductase N-terminal domain-containing protein, with the protein MPANTYDAIVIGSGMSGGWAAKELTEKGMQTLVLEAGRSIVPEVDYVEHVPPWEVKFRGLRDRKAELTSRPVQSKIGDEWNAKFFVDDRENPYTTDPDSPYLFLRGRHVGGRSVMWGRQTYRLSDLDFEANAKEGIGVDWPIRYKDIEPWYTYVENFIGVSGQAEGLAHLPDSKFLPPMEMNCAEIAVKKSIAGKFSDDRMMTIGRVAILTDFHLGRAPCHYCGPCQRGCITRSYFSSINSTLPAAQATGKMTLRPFSVVHSLIFDPQTRRITGVRVVDAQTRETIEFHARIVFLCASTLESARILLNSATPEFPAGLANSSGELGHNLMDHIFKGGASGTIPGHEDHVQMETGPTASIFPGSGT; encoded by the coding sequence ATGCCAGCAAATACCTATGACGCAATTGTGATCGGCTCGGGCATGTCCGGTGGTTGGGCTGCAAAGGAACTCACCGAAAAGGGTATGCAGACGCTGGTGCTCGAAGCCGGACGCTCTATCGTTCCCGAGGTCGACTACGTCGAACACGTTCCACCATGGGAAGTGAAGTTCCGTGGCCTGCGCGACCGCAAGGCGGAACTGACCAGCCGGCCTGTGCAATCCAAGATCGGCGATGAGTGGAACGCCAAGTTCTTTGTCGATGACCGGGAGAACCCATACACTACCGACCCCGATAGTCCCTATCTCTTCCTCCGCGGTCGTCATGTCGGTGGACGTTCCGTCATGTGGGGCCGCCAGACCTACAGACTCAGCGATCTCGACTTTGAGGCCAACGCTAAGGAGGGCATCGGCGTCGACTGGCCCATCCGCTACAAAGACATCGAGCCTTGGTACACCTACGTCGAAAATTTCATCGGAGTCAGCGGTCAGGCAGAGGGCTTGGCCCACTTGCCCGACAGCAAGTTCCTGCCGCCCATGGAGATGAACTGCGCTGAGATCGCAGTAAAAAAGTCGATCGCCGGCAAATTTTCAGATGACCGCATGATGACCATCGGCCGCGTAGCCATCCTTACTGACTTCCATCTCGGTCGCGCCCCCTGCCACTACTGCGGCCCATGCCAGCGAGGCTGCATCACCCGCTCATACTTCAGCAGCATCAATTCGACCCTTCCCGCTGCGCAGGCAACCGGTAAGATGACCTTGCGTCCATTTAGCGTCGTTCACAGCCTTATCTTTGATCCTCAAACCCGCAGGATCACCGGTGTCCGCGTTGTCGACGCCCAGACCCGCGAGACCATAGAGTTCCACGCCCGCATCGTCTTTCTCTGCGCCTCCACGCTCGAGTCTGCCCGCATCCTGCTCAACTCCGCCACCCCGGAGTTTCCTGCCGGTCTCGCTAACTCCAGTGGCGAACTCGGCCACAATCTCATGGATCACATCTTCAAAGGCGGGGCCTCCGGAACCATCCCCGGCCACGAAGATCACGTGCAGATGGAAACCGGCCCAACGGCATCTATATTCCCCGGTTCAGGAACGTGA